From the Clostridium cagae genome, the window CTGCGGATTATGGCAACTATGGACCATTATTCATTCGTATGGCTTGGCATAGTGCAGGAACCTATAGAGTTGGTGATGGTAGAGGTGGTGGAAGTTTGGGATTACAACGTTTTGCACCATTGAATAGCTGGCCTGATAATATTAATTTAGATAAAGCACGTCGTTTACTTTGGCCAATTAAAAAGAAATATGGAAATAAGATATCATGGGCAGATCTTCTGATATTAACTGGTAATTGTGCTTTAGAATCTATGGGATTAAAGACTTTGGGTTTTGGTGGTGGAAGAGTAGATGTTTGGGAGCCACAAGAGGATATTTATTGGGGGAGTGAAAAAGAGTGGCTTGGAGATGAACGTGAAAAAGGTGATAAAGAACTTGAAAATCCTTTAGCAGCTGTTCAAATGGGGTTAATATATGTAAACCCAGAAGGTCCTAATGGAAATCCAGATCCATTAGGTTCAGCTCATGATGTTAGAGAAACTTTTGCACGTATGGCTATGAATGATGAAGAAACTGTAGCACTTATAGCAGGAGGACATACTTTTGGTAAATGTCATGGTGCAGCTTCTCCTTCATATGTTGGCCCAGCACCAGAAGCAGCACCTATTGAAGAACAAGGTTTAGGGTGGAAGAATACCTATGGAAGTGGTAATGGTGATGATACAATAGGTAGTGGACTTGAAGGAGCATGGAAAGCTAATCCAACAAAATGGACTATGGGATATTTAAAAACATTATTTAAATATGATTGGGAATTAGTTAAAAGTCCAGCTGGAGCGTATCAATGGTTAGCTAAAAATGTAGATGAGGAAGATATGGTAATAGATGCTGAAGATTCAACAAAGAAACATAGACCGATGATGACTACAGCAGATTTGGGACTTCGTTATGATCCTATTTATGAACCAATAGCAAGAAATTATTTAAAAAATCCTGAAAAATTTGCTCATGATTTTGCTTCTGCATGGTTTAAACTAACACATAGAGATATGGGACCAATATCAAGATATCTTGGGCCAGAAGTTCCAAAAGAATCATTTATTTGGCAAGATCCTATACCACTTGTTAAACATAAATTGATTACTAAAAAAGATATTACACATATTAAGAAAAAAATCTTAGATTCTGGTTTATCTATATCTGATCTTGTAGCAACAGCTTGGGCATCAGCATCAACATTTCGTGGTTCTGATAAACGTGGTGGAGCAAATGGAGGTAGAATACGTCTTGAGCCACAAAAAAATTGGGAAGTTAATGAACCAAAGAAACTTAATAACGTTTTAAATACATTAAAACAAATTAAGGAAAATTTTAATAGTTCTCATTCAAAAGACAAGAAGGTTTCTTTGGCAGATATTATTATACTTGGCGGATGTGTAGGAATTGAACAAGCTGCAAAAAGAGCTGGATACAATATTAATGTCCCTTTCATTCCAGGACGCACCGATGCAACACAAGAACAAACTGATGTAAAATCATTTGCTGTACTTGAACCTAAGGAAGATGGATTTAGAAACTATTTAAAGACTAAATATGTAGTAAAACCAGAAGACATGTTAATTGATCGTGCACAACTATTGACACTTACAGCACCAGAAATGACAGTATTAATTGGTGGTATGCGTGTACTTAATTGTAATTATAATAAATCTAAAGATGGTGTTTTTACAAATAGACCAGAGTGTCTTACAAATGATTTTTTTGTAAATCTTCTTGATATGAATACAGTTTGGAAACCAAAATCTGAAGATAAAGATAGATTTGAAGGATTTGATAGAGAAACAGGTGAATTGAAATGGACAGCTACAAGAGTTGATCTTATTTTTGGTTCAAATTCTCAGCTTCGTGCCATTGCAGAAGTATATGCATGTGATGATAACAAAGAAAAATTTATACAGGATTTCATATTTGCATGGAATAAGATAATGAATGCAGATCGTTTTGAAATTAAATAAATTATTTAAATAGCTTTAACTAAGTTAATTTTAAACTTAATTAAGGCTATTTTAGATTAAAAAATCCACAATAACAAAGAAAAAATAGTAAAGACTAGAAATGATTCAAGAAATATGCTATTTTAAAAATGATATAGAATGTTTGGAAAATATCCAGAATTTTAAATACAAAAAGTAAAGATTGTATTTAGTTAATTCATAAAATATATATTTAGAAAAACTAATAAACTTTTCAAAAGAAATGGGTAATTTTAGTCACTTCAGAGGGTATATAATGCGTTTAAGGGATAAATGCTTATTATTTAGCACCTACCCCTTGAAAGATTAATCTTATCTATGTCAGTTTTTAGAGTTTACATAAAATTTGAAACGTACCAATAGTCAAATTTAATTATATATTGTAAACAGTTGATTTAGCAATTTGCATACCTACTTGTTCCAAAAAATACATTATTAAAAAATTCTTTAGTTGCATCACTACCTATAATAGCCTTAAACACATTTGTAGATACGCCTCCATTATCAACTAATCCATCTGTATAGTCTTGCGTAATTTTCCATTTCAATTTTCTTTCTTCTGTTGTTAATAATTCACTATTTTTGTCCATTTCAATAAATAATTGCAAATTATCTACAAACATAGATGATATCTCTGAATCTTTAGCTCTATCTGCTTTTTTAGCTGTACACACTGGTTTTAATGAATCATACCAGCATTCTTTAAGTGTCATATCCTCTAGTTGATTATGTTCTGCTTTAAGATTTGCAAATTTATTCATATAATTTAAATACAGTTCATCCTTTTCTGGTACTAAATCATAATATTCAATTAAAAAATTGCGTTTTTCATTCATGTATATATAATCGGTTGAAAACAAAGGTAATGATTTATAATATGGGGTAAGTACAAATGAAGCCATTTGAAGTTTAATTGAATCTTTAGAATCCATTACTAAAAGATTTCCTACGCCATTAATCTCATACTGTTTAATATTATAATCAATACCTTGTATTTGCAAATTAGAGAATTTTCCAGTTTCAACCTCTTTGAGGTCATAACTAGAAGTCAATAAATCCATTCCTCTTTTAATATGCTGCTCAATAATTTCCTTATTAATATCAAAAATATTTTCATTATCTGTTTTACTCATATCATTTCCCCCATTCTTAAAAATAATAGTTATCTATAACATGGTTTTAATTAAGTTTTCCTTCACGATTCAACTCATGGATATTCTTTATTTTATCAAATAAAATTGGGTTTTCATTTTCAATCTGAGCCTTATGCGCTAAAATTGCCTTCCATACGTTTTTAGGAACCTCAAACTGACTGAAATTTCCATTAACTAATTCGCCTTCAACCAAAGAAAACATATAGTCAAGTTCTTCATCTGAGTATTTTGGTCTCATACCTAAACTACCATATAGCTTAACGAATTCAACAGGGTTAGTACGATTGAAATCAAATGCTTTATCCCACCAGCTTGTATATTTCTCAAAACCATTTATGCCCATAAGTTCATCATTTATAGCATTAGCTGCATGGTATCCACACATTAATGCTCCTTGAACAATAACTTCAATATGAGCTGCACTATCACCAATTACAAGTACATTACCGCTGTATGGTTTTAGAAGTGAATCAAACGACTTAAGTGAACATCCTCTTCTTTCTATGACACGGGCATTAGTAAAGTGGTGACTCATTGGGCTATCTTTAATAAGTTTTTCGAAAAGAATATCAGGTCTTAAATCTTTATTACCCATAATGGTAAGTTCAATTGCATCATTATCTTCTATAGCAGATTCCACCATTACTTCTGCAAAAGGATGATATTCACTTCCATAGAATTGATTCCAACTTTGTGGTTCAAACCCAGTAGTACCTTCCATAATACAACTAAATACAAAAGGTGTGCCATAGTAAGTTCTTCCTTTGTTAAGACCAAATAATCCAGTTAATTTTGCATTGGCACCTTCAGCAATAACTAATTTCTTTGCTAAAATAGAAGAGTTTTTTTTATGATTTTTAATGTCTACTCTAACATGGTCACCTAAGTCTTCTCCCCCATATGCAATAGTTTCTAACATTAATTCTACACCTAGTTCTTCACAATCTTTACATAAATCTGAAAGTAGATGTCCTTTATCGAACTTTACAGCAAATGGTCTACGATCTGGATGTGCTAAATGTATTTTATGACCACTAGGAGAGTGATGATAGTTGTCAACAATATTTAATAAACGTCCAGTATAATTTATATGAAACCCATTCTTTGTAAAGATTATTTTATTATCTTCTATTTTAATAGTTTCATTTTCATATCCTTCATCGGTAACAAATTGAGCAGAGCATGCACGTTTTACTTTTGTAATATCTTTCTTAATTTCAATGACTGTTACTTTTAAACCTAATTCTGCTGCTCTTTTTGCAGTCATTAGTCCTGCAGGTCCTGCACCAACTACGATTAAATCAATCATATTTTCCATATTATAGCTCCTCTCAAATTAATTATTAAATGTATCTGTTAAAGTCATAGTATTCATTTTTTTGATTTTTTCATATATAATAGGTCTTTCACTTTGAATTTTGTCTTTATGCAATAAAATTGCATCCCAAATAAGTTTTGGAGTTTTATATTGGCTGTAAGTTCCTTCTAATGTTTTTCCTTCAACAAGAGAGAAAAGATAATCAAGTTCATCGTCAGTATATGTTGGTACAAGTGCATAACCTTGAGATACTAAAAGATATTCATCACTATTAAATTCAAAAGCGTTTTTCCACCAATTAGTGTAATCTTCAAAACCATTCTTTCCTTGTAGTTCCTCATTTATTGCATTTGCTGCATGATACCCACACATTAATCCACCTTGAACTTCAACTTCAACGAAGGCAGCACTATCACCAATTACAAGAACATTACCACTATAAGGTGTTTTTAGTGATGAAAAAGCTTTTACAGCACAGCCTTGTTTATCTATTAACTTAGCAGCTTCAAAATTCTTTTTAAGTGGACTGTTCTTAACAACATTTTCATAAATTGAATCTGGTCTTGCATTTGCAGAACCTGAAATTGTTAGTTCAAAAGTATTATTTCCATATAAGCTAGGCCCTATAATTATTGGTGCATTAGAAAAGAATGCTTTCCCATAAAAAAGATTCCAGCTATTTGGTTCAATTCCTGATATACCTTCAAGTATATATTTTACTACAAGAGCTGTAGCAAAGTTAGTTCTACCTTTATTAAAACCGAATAGGCCAGTTAAATGTGCATTTGCGCCCTCAGCAATAACAACTTTTTTTGCATTTAAAGTATAACTATTATTATTATCTTTAAGATTTATGCTTACGCAGTCACCATTATCAGATCCTCCAGATGCTAAAGTTGACAGTCTAATATCAACGCCTAAATTTACACAATCTTTACATAAATCATCAAGAAGTTTTCGTTTATCAAATTTTACAGCAAATGCTTTTTGACCTGGAAGAGCAAAATGAATTTTATGACCATTAGGAGATTTATAGTATTTATTCTTAACATCAACTAAAGCCCCAGTGTAATTAACTTCGAAATTATTCTTTGTAAATAATATTTTTCCATCTTCTAATTTAATAAATTCATTTTCATAACCATCATCTAAAATAAATTGAGCAGAACATGCTCGACGTAATTGTTCAAAATTTCTATTCTTTTCAATAAGTGTAACCTTCAATCCTAATTCTGCTGCAGTTTTTGCAGTCATAAGTCCTGCTGGTCCAGCGCCAATAACTAATAAATCAATAATATTATTCATAATTCTTAACATCTCCTTAATTTCTTAACTATAAATATAGTGTATTTTTACTTATTGGTAAAAATAATGTTTTTATAAAATTTAAATAGGTAGGCTACCTATTTATTATAATACTAATCTTATAATCATTAGTCAATGGCAACTAATGTAATAAAAAAATAAACTGATCTCAAATAGAAGTTTGTTTCTATTTTGAGACCAGCTTATTTTTTATTTTAAAAAGTAAAATTTTTTATTTATTAATTAGCTATTAATTCATATTACTATACCACTCATTAAAATATATATTAACTTTGCTTAATAGTTCAATTAATAATTCACTCTGTTGTTTTCCTAACTTTTCTACAAGGCCAGAAAACAAAGTATCATAGTATTCAGTTATCTTATGTACTATTTTTTTACCACTATTAGTTAATGTTATTTCAACAAATCTTTTATCATTTTTGTTTATATGTCTTTCTATATAACCTTTATCAGTTAAATTTTTTATTAACTCTGTAGCAGTTGGAGAAGCAATAGATAGATTTTTACTAATACTAGAAACAGATATGTTGCAATCTTTTTCTTGAGAAAGATGTTCTATACAAAGTAAAACTCGAGCTTCACTTTTTTTTATTCCCATTAAATTTTGATTATGTTTTTGAAGTCTTGTTAAATTTTCAAATGTTTCTACAAATTTTTTTATATCTATATTTGATTGTGTATTCAAAAAAATTCACCTCATTTAGTATATATTAATTAAAAAAAATAGATTTGTCCATGAGATTTAAGTTTTAATTTTACTAATTTAACGTATTCTTAGTTTGATTACATACTAACTAAATTTGTAGTAAGTTAATCAGCTTTTCCAACTCTTCAGATAAATCTTTTGCAGTGGTAAAATCATTATCTTTTAAAGCTAATTCTATTTTTGTTTCAACTGATTTTTTATTTTGTTCAATTTCTAAATAATCTTTTCCAAAATAATTGGCATAAACCATTTTTTTGAAAGTTTTCATATTCATTCTTCTTATGTTCTTATCTTCAACAATTAAAATATAATCCATACAGTTTACTATAGAATAGAAATCATGAGAAACCATTAGAATAGCACCATTATAATTTTTTATGGCTTTTTCTAATGCTATTTGTGAATATGTATCTAAATGACTTGTAGGCTCATCAAGAAGTAACAAGTTTGCATTACTAGCAGAAATTTTAGCTAATTGAAGCATATTTTTTTCTCCACCAGATAAAGACTCTATCTTTTGATTAAGTATTTCTTCATTTTCAAAACCATATTCAAAAATATGTAATTTAATGTCTTCATAAGTTTCAAAACTAGCCTCCAAAAACTCTTCAAGTATGGTATTAGAATCATTTAGTGTTTTGCCTTGAATCTGAGATAAATAAGCCATTTGAACTTGTTCATTTACTTCAATAGAATTATTATTATTTTTAAATATTTCTTTAAGTAAAGTGGTTTTTCCAGTACCATTTGAACCGACAATAGCTACTTTATCAGTAGATTTAATCTCAAAGTTAACATTTTCTAACAGTATCTCATCAAAGGCAACACTGTAATTATTAACTTTTAAAGCAATAGTTTCTTCAAGTTTATTATAGGTATTTAAATTGATATCTGGTTCTTTAATAGCTATAAATGGAGCTTTAATTCTACGTTCTTCTAATCTTTCTTGAATTTTAACTCTAGCCCTTAGAGTTTTCCCTCTGAATTGTTCCGCATTTTCAGTTGCAAGCTCTCGAAGTCTTTCTATTAATATATCATTTCTTTCAATTTCAGCAGTATCTTCAGCAGCCAGTTCTTGTAATTCAATTTTAGTTTGAAGTAATGAGAAGTTATAATCAATATAGCTTCCATCAAACTCTTGTATCTCCATGTTTTCAAGATGAAGAATTTTGTTGAAACAATTATTTAATAGATATCTATTGTGCGTAATAATTAACATTGTTCCTTTGTGTGAATTAATTAGATTTTTAAGAGAATTAAGGTTTCCAAAGTCTAAAAACACATCTGGTTCATCCATAATTATTAAGTCTGGGCTATTTAGCATTGCTTTAATTACTTGAATAAGTTTGAATTCTCCACCACTAAGTTCAGATATCATTAAATCTTTATAATTGATTAAGTTTGTAAGATTAAGTTTCTTATTAATAATGTTTTCGAAATCATCGCCATTAATTGCATCAAATGCGTCTAAAGCTTGTTGATACTTTTCTAGTAAAGTATCAATATCTGAAGATGTTTCCATTTCAGTACAAATAGATGTTATTTCATTTTGTAGTTTAATAAAATCTTCTGCTATATATTCGAAAACTGTAATTTCTTTTATTTTATCTAGTTGTGAGAATTGACTTACATACCCAATTCTACAATTTGGAGATATTTCTAATTTACCATCAAACATATATTCTTCTGGATCCATAAGTATATCTATAAGTGTACTTTTTCCACTGCCATTTGTTCCTATAAAAGCACAATGCTCACCATCTTCTAATGTAAATGAAATGTTATTATATAAATCCTTTTGGGGAAATGAGTAGGATAAGTTATCAACCTTTATCATATTATTACCTCTCTTTATAACTTAAAAAAGAGCTTATAAAAATAAGCGCTTTAATATATTCTTATTAATTGAAATTTTACACTTGATTTTTATGTAGTAAAGACATTTTACTAAGTTTAACATTGACAGCATAACATTTTTTTCGACTAAGTTCAATCATTTCATATAATAAACAAAAACTGTCTTAGTATTCTAATATGTTAAGTATATTAGTCTATTTTTGTGCACACACTTTAGTGGGATTTTCGCTAAGGGGGGAATTTTTACGCAAAAAGGGTTTTATGAGAAAACATTTATAATATGATGTTTGGATTTTATGAATAGGATATAATTAAGATAAGATTACGAATAGGAGTGATTAATATGAAGTATAGTGAGGCAAGGCAAGTATATAAAAATAAGTGGATATGAGTAAGAATAAATGGTTGATTTAAAGTTTTTATAAAAGGTCTATTTTGCAATTAAAGTAATTATTATTAAGATAAATTTAAAAAAATCTTAATAATATATTGCATAATAAGAAAAAAAGTGATATTATGTAAACGTAGTCAAAAAAGAATGTTTAGTAAGAGTTCTTAAGTAGATTACAATAAAATATAAATATTTAGCGTGTTACTGATTCGATCAGGCATAAGCGTAGGGAAATAAAAAATGCAATAGAGTAAATGTAATATTGTTTGTTGTATCATATGTTTTGTACAATTTTTTAAGGTATTATAATTTTTTATGATTTAATTTAGTGTACAAACAATGTGACCAAATTTGAACATATATTGCTTTATTTTATTTCCAAATGCTTATGTCTTTTTTGTTTTTGTAACAAATAAAAAATAGGAGGTATAAAAATGGTAGGAATTATTCTTGCTAGTCACGGAGAATTTGCTAACGGCATCATGCAATCTGGTAAAATGATTTTTGGAGAACAAGCAAACGTAAAAGCTGTTACGTTGATGCCTAGTGAAGGACCTGATGATCTTAAAGCAAAAATGAAAGACGCAATTGCATCCTTTGACAATCAAGATGAAGTCTTATTCTTAGTTGATCTTTGGGGCGGTACACCATTCAATCAAGCAAATGGCTTATTTCAAGAACACAAAGATAAATGGGCAATAGTAGCTGGTTTAAATTTACCAATGCTTATTGAAGCTTATGGTGCACGTCTTTCTATGGAATCTGCACAAGAAATTGCATCTTATATCTTAACATCAGCTAAAGAAGGAGTTAAGGTTAAGCCAGAAGAATTAGAACCAGAAGATAGTGGCAAGGCTATTGAAGCTTCAGCTGAACAATCTAATGCAGGTAAACCAGGATCATTTGAATATGTTTTAGCTCGTATTGATTCTCGTTTACTTCATGGTCAAGTAGCGACTGCTTGGACAAAAACTGTTCAACCTACAAGAATTATTGTAGTTTCAGATGCAGTATCTAAAGATGAGCTTCGTAAGAAATTAATACAACAAGCTGCTCCTCCTGGAGTTAAAGCTCATGTTGTTCCAGTTGATCATATGATTAAACTTGCAAAAGATGATCAACATTTTGGTGGTCAACGTGCATTACTTCTTTTTGAAAATCCAGAAGATGTACTTAGAGCGGTAGAAGGTGGAGTGCCATTAAAGACAATAAATGTTGGCTCTATGGCCCATTCTATAGGTAAGGTTCAACCAAATAAAGTACTTGCTTTTAATCAAAAAGATATTGATACATTTAATAAGTTAAAACAAGCTGGACTTAATTTTGATGTTCGTAAAGTACCGAATGATTCAAAAGGAAATATGGATGAAATACTTAAAAGAGCACAAGAAGAATTAAAAAAACAAAAATAATTTAATTATTAATAAAAGGAGGATTAATAACCATGACTTTAAATATAGTTCAAGTTATATTAGTCATTATTGTAGCATTTTTAGCTGGTATGGAAGGTATATTGGATGAATTTCATTTCCACCAACCAATAATTGCTTGTACGTTAATTGGCTTAGTTACAGGTAACTTACTACCATGTTTAATCTTAGGCGGTATGCTTCAAATGATTGCCTTAGGTTGGGCAAATATAGGTGCTGCCGTAGCACCTGATGCAGCATTAGCATCTGTTGCATCAGCAATCATTTTAGTTCTTGGAGGACAAGGAAAAGAAGGAATTTCTTCAGCAATCGCTATTGCTGTTCCTTTAGCAGTTGCAGGACTATTATTAACAATTATTTGTCGTACAATTGCTACAGCATTTGTACATTTTATGGATGCAGCGGCTGAAGAAGGAAATATAAGGGCTATTGAAATGTGGCAAATTGTTGCTATTTGTATGCAGGGTGTACGTATTGCAATTCCAGCAGCATTAATTTTAATAATTGGTGCTGGTCCAATATCAGGGTTACTTGCAGCTATGCCAGCTTGGTTAACAGATGGTTTAGCAATTGGTGGTGGAATGGTTGTAGCCGTTGGTTACGCAATGGTAATTAATATGATGGCTACAAAAGAAGTTTGGCCATTCTTTGCAATTGGTTTCGTATTAGCAACTATCTCACAAATTACACTTATCGGACTTGGAGCAATAGGTGTAGCTTTAGCTCTTATTTACTTAGCACTTAGCAAACAAGGTGGAGTAGGTAATGGTGGAAGTTCAAATACTGGTGATCCTTTAGGGGATATCATTGATAGATACTAAGAAGGGAGAGGAAACGAAAATGTCAAAACAATTAAAATTAACAAAAAGAGATCGTATTTCTGTTTGGTTCCGTTCATTTTTCCTTCAAGGTTCTTGGAACTATGAAAGAATGCAAAACGGTGGTTGGGTATATGCAATGATTCCAGCAATCAAGAGATTATATAAGACTAAAGAAGAGCGTTCAGCTGCATTAAAACGTCACTTAGAGTTCTTTAACACTCATCCATATGTAGCTTCACCAATAATTGGTGTAACTTTAGCCTTGGAAGAAGAACGTGCAAATGGTGCAGAAATTGATGATGCAACTATTCAAGGTGTTAAAATTGGTATGATGGGACCTTTGGCTGGTATCGGAGATCCAGTTTTCTGGTTTACTGTTAAGCCAATTTTAGGGGCATTAGCTGCTTCACTTGCTATGACTGGTAATATTCTTGGACCACTTATCTATTTCTTTGCTTGGAATGCCATCCGTATGTCATTTATGTGGTATACACAAGAGTTTGGTTATAAAGCAGGTTCTCGTATTACTGATGATTTATCAGGTGGTGTATTACAAGATATTACAAAGGGAGCATCTATACTAGGTATGTTCATTTTGGGGTCATTAGTTAATAGGTGGGTATCTGTTAATTTTGCACCAGTAGTATCATCTGTTAAGTTAAGTGAGGGTGCGTTTATTGATTGGAATACTCTTCCACAAGGAGCAGAAGGCATAAAAACAGCTTTAATGCAACAAGGCGCAGGTATGTCATTAACTCCTGAAAAAGTTACAACATTACAAAATAATTTAGATTCATTAATTCCTGGACTTGCAGGATTAATACTTACACTTATTTGTATGTGGTTGCTTAAGAAGAAGGTATCTCCAATTGTTATAATTCTTGGATTATTCGTAATTGGTATTGTATTCCATTTAATTGGTTTAATGTAATATTTTTTGCTTAGCCTAGGCTTTTAGCCTGGGCTTTTGTTAACATATAAAGCAGTTAAAATAAGAAAAACAATTTTCATAATACTAATGAAACAAATTATTGAAGTATGTGTTTTTTATATATTTTTAAATGATTGATAGAAGTATATAAAGAATATATAATAAAGACAAATGTATATATAAGTAGAAAAGAGGTATTTTAGATGGTTCAATCACTGAATACAAAAGTAGATCTAGTAATTGATGCAACAGCTTTTACTGGATTTGCAGATTATGGTAAAATAATGATAGGCGATAAAGGCTTTGAGTTCTATAATTCTCGTGATTCTCATAAATATATTCAAATCCCTTGGGAAGAAGTTGAATATGTCATTGCATCCGTACTGTTTAAAGGAAAGTGGATTCCACGATATGCAATTCGAACAAAGAAAAACGGTACATATACTTTTTCTTCTAAAGATGCAAAAAAAGTACTTCGTGCTGTTCGAAATTATGTTAATCCAGATCACATGGTTAATTCTTTAAGTTTTTTTGATGTGGTGAAACGAGCAGTTAAATCCATGTTTAAGAAGAGTTGATTAACTAAAGAACTTATAATGTATATAAATATGTGAAAAGTAATTTGATCTTGTCTGAGAGTTAATAAAAGCTTTCACTGAGGAGATTTTAGATCTCAATTTAGGATAATTAATACAGTTTTTCATTAAAAAATTAAGGAACTTACTATTTTATAGTAAGTTTTTTTATTATCTTTTATTACAAATAAATACAATATATCATAAAAAAGGATAAATAAATTTGTAGAATAAATTTAAAATATAAACT encodes:
- the katG gene encoding catalase/peroxidase HPI produces the protein MTENKCPVTGKMGKATAGSGTTNKDWWPNQLNLNILHQNSQLSNPMSKDFNYAEEFKKLHFQALKVDLYMLMTDSQIWWPADYGNYGPLFIRMAWHSAGTYRVGDGRGGGSLGLQRFAPLNSWPDNINLDKARRLLWPIKKKYGNKISWADLLILTGNCALESMGLKTLGFGGGRVDVWEPQEDIYWGSEKEWLGDEREKGDKELENPLAAVQMGLIYVNPEGPNGNPDPLGSAHDVRETFARMAMNDEETVALIAGGHTFGKCHGAASPSYVGPAPEAAPIEEQGLGWKNTYGSGNGDDTIGSGLEGAWKANPTKWTMGYLKTLFKYDWELVKSPAGAYQWLAKNVDEEDMVIDAEDSTKKHRPMMTTADLGLRYDPIYEPIARNYLKNPEKFAHDFASAWFKLTHRDMGPISRYLGPEVPKESFIWQDPIPLVKHKLITKKDITHIKKKILDSGLSISDLVATAWASASTFRGSDKRGGANGGRIRLEPQKNWEVNEPKKLNNVLNTLKQIKENFNSSHSKDKKVSLADIIILGGCVGIEQAAKRAGYNINVPFIPGRTDATQEQTDVKSFAVLEPKEDGFRNYLKTKYVVKPEDMLIDRAQLLTLTAPEMTVLIGGMRVLNCNYNKSKDGVFTNRPECLTNDFFVNLLDMNTVWKPKSEDKDRFEGFDRETGELKWTATRVDLIFGSNSQLRAIAEVYACDDNKEKFIQDFIFAWNKIMNADRFEIK
- a CDS encoding Ferredoxin-dependent bilin reductase translates to MSKTDNENIFDINKEIIEQHIKRGMDLLTSSYDLKEVETGKFSNLQIQGIDYNIKQYEINGVGNLLVMDSKDSIKLQMASFVLTPYYKSLPLFSTDYIYMNEKRNFLIEYYDLVPEKDELYLNYMNKFANLKAEHNQLEDMTLKECWYDSLKPVCTAKKADRAKDSEISSMFVDNLQLFIEMDKNSELLTTEERKLKWKITQDYTDGLVDNGGVSTNVFKAIIGSDATKEFFNNVFFGTSRYANC
- a CDS encoding FAD-dependent oxidoreductase, whose protein sequence is MENMIDLIVVGAGPAGLMTAKRAAELGLKVTVIEIKKDITKVKRACSAQFVTDEGYENETIKIEDNKIIFTKNGFHINYTGRLLNIVDNYHHSPSGHKIHLAHPDRRPFAVKFDKGHLLSDLCKDCEELGVELMLETIAYGGEDLGDHVRVDIKNHKKNSSILAKKLVIAEGANAKLTGLFGLNKGRTYYGTPFVFSCIMEGTTGFEPQSWNQFYGSEYHPFAEVMVESAIEDNDAIELTIMGNKDLRPDILFEKLIKDSPMSHHFTNARVIERRGCSLKSFDSLLKPYSGNVLVIGDSAAHIEVIVQGALMCGYHAANAINDELMGINGFEKYTSWWDKAFDFNRTNPVEFVKLYGSLGMRPKYSDEELDYMFSLVEGELVNGNFSQFEVPKNVWKAILAHKAQIENENPILFDKIKNIHELNREGKLN
- a CDS encoding NAD(P)/FAD-dependent oxidoreductase, translating into MNNIIDLLVIGAGPAGLMTAKTAAELGLKVTLIEKNRNFEQLRRACSAQFILDDGYENEFIKLEDGKILFTKNNFEVNYTGALVDVKNKYYKSPNGHKIHFALPGQKAFAVKFDKRKLLDDLCKDCVNLGVDIRLSTLASGGSDNGDCVSINLKDNNNSYTLNAKKVVIAEGANAHLTGLFGFNKGRTNFATALVVKYILEGISGIEPNSWNLFYGKAFFSNAPIIIGPSLYGNNTFELTISGSANARPDSIYENVVKNSPLKKNFEAAKLIDKQGCAVKAFSSLKTPYSGNVLVIGDSAAFVEVEVQGGLMCGYHAANAINEELQGKNGFEDYTNWWKNAFEFNSDEYLLVSQGYALVPTYTDDELDYLFSLVEGKTLEGTYSQYKTPKLIWDAILLHKDKIQSERPIIYEKIKKMNTMTLTDTFNN
- a CDS encoding MarR family winged helix-turn-helix transcriptional regulator, with amino-acid sequence MNTQSNIDIKKFVETFENLTRLQKHNQNLMGIKKSEARVLLCIEHLSQEKDCNISVSSISKNLSIASPTATELIKNLTDKGYIERHINKNDKRFVEITLTNSGKKIVHKITEYYDTLFSGLVEKLGKQQSELLIELLSKVNIYFNEWYSNMN
- a CDS encoding ABC-F family ATP-binding cassette domain-containing protein, which encodes MIKVDNLSYSFPQKDLYNNISFTLEDGEHCAFIGTNGSGKSTLIDILMDPEEYMFDGKLEISPNCRIGYVSQFSQLDKIKEITVFEYIAEDFIKLQNEITSICTEMETSSDIDTLLEKYQQALDAFDAINGDDFENIINKKLNLTNLINYKDLMISELSGGEFKLIQVIKAMLNSPDLIIMDEPDVFLDFGNLNSLKNLINSHKGTMLIITHNRYLLNNCFNKILHLENMEIQEFDGSYIDYNFSLLQTKIELQELAAEDTAEIERNDILIERLRELATENAEQFRGKTLRARVKIQERLEERRIKAPFIAIKEPDINLNTYNKLEETIALKVNNYSVAFDEILLENVNFEIKSTDKVAIVGSNGTGKTTLLKEIFKNNNNSIEVNEQVQMAYLSQIQGKTLNDSNTILEEFLEASFETYEDIKLHIFEYGFENEEILNQKIESLSGGEKNMLQLAKISASNANLLLLDEPTSHLDTYSQIALEKAIKNYNGAILMVSHDFYSIVNCMDYILIVEDKNIRRMNMKTFKKMVYANYFGKDYLEIEQNKKSVETKIELALKDNDFTTAKDLSEELEKLINLLQI
- a CDS encoding mannose/fructose/sorbose PTS transporter subunit IIA; translated protein: MVGIILASHGEFANGIMQSGKMIFGEQANVKAVTLMPSEGPDDLKAKMKDAIASFDNQDEVLFLVDLWGGTPFNQANGLFQEHKDKWAIVAGLNLPMLIEAYGARLSMESAQEIASYILTSAKEGVKVKPEELEPEDSGKAIEASAEQSNAGKPGSFEYVLARIDSRLLHGQVATAWTKTVQPTRIIVVSDAVSKDELRKKLIQQAAPPGVKAHVVPVDHMIKLAKDDQHFGGQRALLLFENPEDVLRAVEGGVPLKTINVGSMAHSIGKVQPNKVLAFNQKDIDTFNKLKQAGLNFDVRKVPNDSKGNMDEILKRAQEELKKQK